Proteins from a single region of Candidatus Peregrinibacteria bacterium:
- the pgl gene encoding 6-phosphogluconolactonase, whose amino-acid sequence MNYFTFASEQDWHIAAVQEILKDVPRDTEFSLALSGGSTPIPVYEELAKQNIPWGNAHIFEVDERYILPEKPDSNALLIHNHFLNLLPEPPKSVYFFETSGVFSWKESAEKYHDLLQKFEKPFDVCILGIGPDGHTASLFPNGPEIHETEKLATISETNIFPVWKRLTVTFPMILKSKKIVVLLCGISKRKILDELEHGEKSWEEFPAKKILSHPNLHIFFCEEE is encoded by the coding sequence TTGAATTATTTCACTTTCGCATCTGAACAAGATTGGCATATTGCTGCGGTTCAGGAAATCCTGAAAGATGTTCCTCGCGACACAGAGTTTTCACTTGCGCTGAGCGGCGGATCAACGCCAATTCCCGTCTATGAAGAACTCGCGAAGCAGAATATTCCGTGGGGAAATGCGCATATTTTTGAGGTCGATGAGAGATATATTCTTCCAGAAAAACCTGATTCAAATGCTCTTCTCATTCATAATCATTTTCTGAATCTCCTTCCAGAACCTCCAAAATCCGTATATTTTTTTGAAACTTCTGGAGTTTTTTCATGGAAGGAATCGGCTGAAAAATATCATGATCTCCTGCAAAAATTCGAAAAACCTTTTGATGTTTGCATTCTCGGAATTGGTCCTGATGGACATACGGCGTCGCTTTTCCCAAATGGTCCTGAAATTCACGAAACGGAAAAACTTGCTACAATTTCTGAAACAAATATTTTCCCTGTTTGGAAAAGACTCACCGTTACCTTTCCGATGATTCTCAAGAGTAAAAAAATCGTCGTACTCCTTTGCGGAATTTCGAAACGAAAAATTCTTGATGAACTCGAACACGGAGAAAAATCGTGGGAAGAATTCCCTGCGAAAAAAATCCTCTCACATCCAAATCTTCATATATTTTTTTGTGAAGAAGAATAA
- a CDS encoding type II toxin-antitoxin system RelE/ParE family toxin codes for MKIVFAPNALRELYSFQKKDQLFLQKKLSELMEYENVLDHPKVKKLRLLPYYRYRAGDFRIFFDAEGNIITIYKISRRSEKTYR; via the coding sequence ATGAAAATTGTATTTGCTCCTAATGCATTACGAGAACTGTATTCTTTCCAAAAGAAAGATCAGCTTTTTCTTCAAAAGAAACTTTCGGAACTGATGGAATATGAAAATGTCTTGGATCATCCAAAAGTGAAAAAGTTACGGCTTCTTCCATATTACCGATATAGAGCTGGAGACTTCCGAATATTCTTTGATGCAGAAGGGAACATCATCACGATTTATAAAATTTCAAGGCGTTCGGAAAAAACGTATAGATAA